ACCACACCGCTGATCAAAGATGTTTCTGCGGTTTTATCGCCAGGGTAAGCCTTTACGTTAAAGGAAGTACCTAATACCTTCACTTCCATGGTACTGGTGCGGATGATGAAGGGTTTATCAGCATTCCGGGCTACATTAAAAAATGCTTCTCCTGACAGGAACACTTCCCTGGTGCCTTTTTTGTTCATGGCAGGATTGTAGGTTAATTTGCTGCCACCGTTGAGCCATATTTCAGAACCATCCGGAAGTACTGCTTTTGAGCGGGAGCCGTTGTGGGTCTGTATTTCTGCTATCTCGTCTTTTTTCGTTTCCCCATCTTTGTTCATTAGCAGGAATATACAATAGCTACCCAGCATTACTACCAGCAGTGATAATACTGCCATAACCCCTATCCGGCTTTTTGCCTTTGGCGCCGGGGGGACTACCACCGGGATCACCGGGAGGTCTTGTGGAAAAGCTGCTTCCATTTTCAGGAGATGCTTTTCCAGTGCAGCGGTTGTTTTTTGGGTCCACTCATCACATGGCGCCGGCACCTGCCAGCTACTTAGCACAGAAAATTTATATCGTAACTCAGGGAATTGCTGCAACAGTTCTTCCAGTTCACGTAGCTCCGCCATCGTGGCTTCACCCGATACTTTCCTTCCCAGCAATAACCATATTCTTTCCTGTTCCATGTTGATGATACAAAAGCATGATTGTATATAGAAGGACAAGCTGTATACAGAAATCTACTACTCCGGGTAAAAAAAAATAAATTATTTTGATTTGATGAAGGACAGGTTAATCGCTTCGCTGATCTTTTTCAGCGCCTGGGCCATGTGTACGTCGATGGTATTAACAGATATATCCAGGATCTGGGCTACTTCCTTATATTTCAGGCCGTCTTCCCTGATCAGTTTAAAGATCATTTTTCTTT
The Chitinophaga sp. MM2321 DNA segment above includes these coding regions:
- a CDS encoding FecR family protein is translated as MEQERIWLLLGRKVSGEATMAELRELEELLQQFPELRYKFSVLSSWQVPAPCDEWTQKTTAALEKHLLKMEAAFPQDLPVIPVVVPPAPKAKSRIGVMAVLSLLVVMLGSYCIFLLMNKDGETKKDEIAEIQTHNGSRSKAVLPDGSEIWLNGGSKLTYNPAMNKKGTREVFLSGEAFFNVARNADKPFIIRTSTMEVKVLGTSFNVKAYPGDKTAETSLISGVVEVTPHHDASRRIRLAPNQKIIIRGTQEGNTRPGLGYSIENIKQLPEDNMIGETAWRDNILVFDNERFEDIALKMERWYDIKIHLTNNKLKNYHFTGTFKNESFPEILEALKVTTSFHCRITGNEVFINP